From Alligator mississippiensis isolate rAllMis1 chromosome 9, rAllMis1, whole genome shotgun sequence, one genomic window encodes:
- the SMAD5 gene encoding mothers against decapentaplegic homolog 5 translates to MTSMASLFSFTSPAVKRLLGWKQGDEEEKWAEKAVDALVKKLKKKKGAMEELEKALSSPGQPSKCVTIPRSLDGRLQVSHRKGLPHVIYCRVWRWPDLQSHHELKPLDICEFPFGSKQKEVCINPYHYKRVESPVLPPVLVPRHSEFNPQHSLLVQFRNLSHNEPHMPHNATFPDSFQQPNSTPFSISPNSPYPPSPASSTYPSSPASSGPSSPFQLPADTPPPAYMPPDDQMGQDSSQSMDTSNTMIPQIMPNISSRDVQPVAYEEPRHWCSIVYYELNNRVGEAFHASSTSILVDGFTDPSNNRNRFCLGLLSNVNRNSTIENTRRHIGKGVHLYYVGGEVYAECLSDSSIFVQSRNCNYHHGFHPTTVCKIPSGCSLKIFNNQEFAQLLAQSVNHGFEAVYELTKMCTIRMSFVKGWGAEYHRQDVTSTPCWIEIHLHGPLQWLDKVLTQMGSPLNPISSVS, encoded by the exons ATGACGTCAATGGCCAGTTTGTTCTCTTTTACTAGCCCAGCTGTAAAGCGTTTGTTGGGCTGGAAACAAGGAGACGAAGAGGAAAAATGGGCTGAAAAAGCTGTTGATGCCTTggtaaaaaagttaaaaaagaaaaaaggtgctATGGAGGAATTGGAGAAAGCCTTGAGCAGTCCTGGACAGCCCAGCAAGTGTGTTACCATTCCCCGTTCTCTAGATGGGCGACTTCAAGTCTCTCACAGGAAAGGCTTACCCCACGTTATTTACTGTCGTGTTTGGCGTTGGCCTGACTTGCAGAGTCACCACGAGCTGAAACCGTTGGATATTTGTGAATTTCCTTTTGGATCGAAGCAAAAGGAAGTTTGTATTAATCCATACCACTACAAGAGGGTGGAAAGCCCAG TTCTACCTCCAGTGTTAGTGCCTAGACATAGTGAATTCAACCCACAGCACAGCCTACTAGTTCAGTTCAGGAACCTAAGCCACAATGAACCGCATATGCCACACAACGCTACGTTTCCAGATTCTTTCCAGCAGCCCAACAGCACTCCATTTTCCATTTCACCGAACAGCCCCTATCCACCTTCTCCAGCCAGCAGCACTTACCCAAGTTCCCCGGCCAGTTCTGGACCTTCAAGTCCATTTCAGCTACCAG CTGATACTCCTCCTCCTGCGTATATGCCCCCTGACGATCAGATGGGGCAGGATAGTTCACAATCTATGGACACAAGCAACACTATGATTCCTCAAATTATGCCAAATATATCCAGCAGAG atGTTCAACCTGTTGCCTATGAAGAGCCTAGGCACTGGTGTTCAATTGTGTACTATGAATTAAATAATCGTGTTGGAGAGGCTTTTCACGCATCTTCTACCAGTATCTTAGTAGATGGATTTACAGATCCTTCTAATAATAGAAACAGGTTCTGCTTAGGTTTGCTGTCCAACGTTAATCGGAATTCAACAATTGAGAACACTAGGCGACACATTGGAAAAG GCGTTCATCTTTACTATGTTGGTGGGGAAGTCTATGCCGAGTGCTTAAGTGACAGCAGCATATTTGTACAGAGCAGGAACTGCAATTATCATCATGGCTTTCATCCTACCACTGTGTGCAAGattcccagtggctgcagcctAAAAATTTTTAACAATCAGGAGTTTGCTCAGCTTTTAGCTCAGTCTGTCAATCATGGATTCGAAGCAGTTTATGAGCTCACCAAAATGTGCACCATTCGAATGAGTTTTGTAAAG GGTTGGGGAGCAGAATATCACCGGCAAGATGTCACAAGCACCCCATGTTGGATAGAAATTCATCTTCATGGGCCCCTGCAGTGGCTGGATAAAGTACTGACACAAATGGGCTCGCCTCTTAATCCCATCTCCTCTGTTTCATAG